One stretch of Tenacibaculum sp. MAR_2010_89 DNA includes these proteins:
- a CDS encoding non-ribosomal peptide synthetase, translating to MENLLLEIKKSGIRINVNEENLKLKIPKGFNNDSLLENIKNNKLKLIDYVEKSKRKNNIFKEIPKVNSKSSKLTPSQLKMFLAEEVTKGTNVYNTPFAYELKGALDIKQFEKAFIELIKRHESLRTYFVLDNNHEPIQKVLENFDFKLDYCSCTKEELEKIKESFSYPFALDKAPLIRAKLLEIDKDSFILLVDIHHIVFDSISMEIFMKELFSLYNNIELPKPKLNYIDYATWFNGKENRENLNTQKEFWVNQLQGYSNTAILPSDFKKKNEMSFEGDCMKFKISNNRKEILEVLAKKYKISLFTLLTSLYGILQAKLTGVDDIVVGTPVAGRRHWSVENIIGMFMNTLGIRILPKNELKFDEYLKNVSLSVMQSFDNQEYPYEELLEDLKTNYTNEKTPLFNTLISLVNSTKNIGSNIGEFNIKPLEFDKATSKFDLSMYFVEGNDEISCVFEYNTQLFKKNTIKQFFNYFTNIIDQVSINESVILGEISLLNQSSSNELIKLNDFTNVSFQKEATLVDLFENQVEKMPDDIALIFGEKTMTYNEVNQKSNKIARMLRSKGIGRNDAIGVLMEKNLEVVISMLGILKAGGAYVPIDVTYPQERIDYIVENSQLKWTLASEEYYGLVDKANVEIINVLDSELILDSSNLPKMNHPEDLCYIIYTSGTTGKPKGVMVEHKNVVRLLFNKEFQYDFNNKDVWTMFHSHCFDVSVWEMYGALLYGGKLIIVSQSDARDPSKYLEILQKHKVTILNQTPTAFYSLNNTCQKKQVLLPDVRYVVFAGEALTPSKLSKWRERQPKAKLINMYGITEVTVHMTYKEIGDQEIQDSIGNIGKALPTGAIYLLDKNMKQVPVGVIGEIYVGGHGVTRGYMNNKELTDSRFIKNPFKEGDRLYKSGDLAILLSNGELEYKGRIDRQVQLKGFRVELKEIESHLVQHELIKDVVVNMAKSEKDEPYLCAYYIGQQELQVTELRAYLETRVPHYMIPSYYVKIEEIPFTSNNKIDFSKLPKPKVGTSEKAYLAPTNEEEKIMCKIWEECLGVGQIGILDNFFALGGDSLKAIGLISRINESLSSSLIIADIYSNPTIKKLASIVRPEEDLKYEILKKEVDEELNLFQETYKKNNQFQDSYEAVYPMSGIEKGMVYYTLLTKEENANNILYHEQNIYPLLLDNFNLDTFKRALKLLTNKHEELRKIYDLNNLTHIILKEIEPDLKFIDICHLNTQEQKEYISKKCEEEKLKQTELSMSLIWRMHIIKVREDYQYLLFDFNHSLMDGWSLAVFLRDLFNTYDYLVNDSEYTPMQIRGGYKDQIAAELMASKNESSKNYWKTELEDYKRFELKPTGNPSKTITNNYDLGIEFRKELEGVAEKLNVSFKHLCYAALMFSLKRMTYENDLTIGVSSNTRPLIIDGEELVGCFLNTVPFRIKVPENITWKEYINLVDDKLINLTYHERIPFYKILEYIDEKTIDQNPIFDVKLNYIDFRPYNEFKNKEDNFLEKTMADAKAYVNENTPLNLTILAQNDMFALNLIYSSAFLEAEESDKLFRYLKNTLEQIANDVNEKQKGDSILDQEEYLKLTNDFNDIEAPFKNNKTILDLFNEQVKELPESLAVTFENKSLTYKELDELSNKLAHRLIDMGVKNETLVPIAVDRSIEMIVGILGVLKAGGAYVPIDPTFVQKRIDYILSDINSKFVLTQRQYDSKFNISKLFIDDLSTYSDYDKLPPNIKVDITSLAYVFYTSGTTGQPKGVMNSHSGVCNNLSWMKNHFNINKDDHILQKTNFCFDVSVWELILPIISGARIVFAKPEGHKDPKYIEKVIAEEEITLVIFVPSMLTIFLMGIEKFNEGKLRGIITIGEELKLSTVRDCKAKLPNVLLHNTYGPTEAAIAVTSINLSDYAANIVPIGKPIGNTKIYIVNSQNEIQPTGVKGELLIGGVQVARGYLHKPELTSEKFIKDEFDPNSEYKLYKSGDFARWLPDGTIEFLGRIDNQIKLRGNRIELGEIEFNLCNHAAIETAIVLLREYNGTPHIVAYYLPNGKESLNIDGLKNYLKESLPEYMIPTYFVELNELPLSSSGKLNKSLLPNPKVLRLASHVNPSNKTEELLLDIWSEILSLEKDKISVTTSFFNIGGNSLSVITLVNAISKMFSVDMSLTDVFAKQTIKRISDYIITIKQVEMEPEVIDKNVALLL from the coding sequence ATGGAAAATTTACTATTAGAAATAAAAAAATCTGGTATTCGTATCAACGTTAATGAAGAAAATTTAAAGTTGAAAATTCCAAAAGGCTTTAATAATGATTCTTTATTAGAAAATATCAAGAATAATAAGTTAAAGTTGATTGATTATGTAGAAAAGAGTAAAAGGAAAAATAATATTTTTAAGGAAATTCCAAAGGTTAATAGTAAATCTTCAAAATTAACACCATCTCAATTGAAAATGTTTTTAGCTGAGGAGGTAACAAAGGGTACCAACGTATATAATACTCCTTTTGCTTATGAACTGAAAGGAGCGTTAGATATAAAACAATTTGAAAAAGCTTTTATTGAATTAATTAAAAGACACGAAAGTTTAAGAACGTATTTTGTTTTAGATAATAATCACGAGCCAATTCAGAAAGTTTTAGAAAATTTTGATTTTAAGTTAGATTATTGCTCTTGTACAAAAGAAGAACTTGAAAAAATAAAGGAAAGTTTCTCATATCCTTTTGCTTTGGATAAGGCGCCATTGATAAGAGCAAAGTTATTAGAAATTGATAAAGATTCATTTATTTTATTAGTAGATATCCATCATATTGTTTTCGATAGCATCTCTATGGAGATCTTTATGAAAGAATTATTTTCTTTATATAATAATATAGAGTTACCTAAGCCTAAATTAAATTATATTGATTATGCTACCTGGTTTAATGGAAAAGAGAATAGAGAAAATTTAAATACTCAAAAAGAGTTTTGGGTTAATCAATTACAAGGGTATTCAAATACAGCTATACTGCCTTCAGATTTTAAAAAGAAAAATGAAATGTCATTTGAAGGAGACTGCATGAAATTTAAGATATCAAATAATAGAAAAGAAATCCTTGAAGTACTTGCCAAGAAATATAAGATTTCTTTGTTTACTTTACTTACTAGTCTATATGGTATTTTACAAGCAAAATTAACTGGTGTTGATGATATAGTAGTTGGAACACCTGTAGCAGGAAGAAGGCATTGGAGTGTTGAAAATATTATAGGTATGTTTATGAATACTCTTGGGATTCGTATACTTCCTAAAAATGAATTGAAATTTGATGAATATTTAAAAAATGTTAGTTTAAGTGTTATGCAAAGTTTTGATAATCAAGAGTACCCGTATGAGGAGCTTCTTGAAGATTTGAAAACAAATTATACTAACGAAAAGACTCCATTATTTAATACTCTTATTTCTTTGGTTAATTCTACAAAAAATATAGGAAGTAACATAGGTGAATTTAATATAAAGCCTTTAGAGTTTGATAAAGCTACTTCTAAGTTTGATTTGAGCATGTATTTTGTTGAGGGAAACGACGAAATCAGTTGTGTATTTGAGTACAATACACAATTGTTTAAGAAAAACACTATAAAACAATTTTTTAATTATTTTACAAATATTATAGATCAAGTGTCTATTAACGAGTCAGTTATTTTGGGTGAAATATCTCTTCTTAATCAAAGCTCTAGTAATGAATTAATAAAACTTAATGATTTTACCAATGTGAGCTTTCAAAAAGAAGCGACTTTGGTTGATTTATTTGAGAATCAGGTAGAGAAAATGCCAGATGATATAGCTTTAATATTTGGTGAAAAAACGATGACCTATAACGAGGTAAATCAAAAATCAAATAAAATAGCTAGAATGTTACGTTCAAAGGGAATTGGTCGTAATGATGCTATAGGTGTTTTAATGGAAAAAAACCTAGAAGTAGTAATAAGTATGCTAGGTATTTTGAAAGCTGGAGGAGCTTATGTTCCTATTGATGTTACTTATCCACAAGAAAGAATCGATTATATAGTAGAGAATAGTCAATTAAAATGGACATTAGCTTCTGAAGAGTATTATGGATTAGTTGATAAAGCTAATGTAGAAATTATTAATGTTTTAGACTCAGAGTTAATTTTAGATTCTTCAAATTTACCAAAAATGAATCATCCTGAAGATCTTTGTTATATAATTTATACTTCAGGAACTACTGGTAAACCGAAAGGAGTTATGGTAGAGCATAAGAATGTGGTTCGTCTTCTTTTTAATAAAGAGTTTCAATATGATTTTAATAATAAAGACGTGTGGACAATGTTTCATAGTCATTGTTTTGATGTAAGTGTATGGGAAATGTACGGAGCATTACTTTATGGCGGTAAATTGATTATTGTTTCTCAATCAGATGCTCGAGACCCTTCAAAATATTTAGAAATATTACAGAAGCATAAAGTAACCATATTAAATCAAACTCCTACAGCTTTTTATTCATTGAATAATACTTGTCAGAAAAAACAAGTGTTATTACCAGACGTACGATATGTTGTTTTTGCAGGAGAAGCATTAACTCCTTCAAAATTGAGTAAATGGAGAGAGCGTCAACCAAAGGCGAAGTTAATTAACATGTACGGAATTACGGAAGTTACTGTACATATGACTTATAAAGAAATTGGAGACCAAGAAATACAAGATAGCATAGGTAATATAGGGAAAGCTTTACCAACAGGGGCTATATACCTTTTAGATAAAAATATGAAGCAAGTACCTGTAGGGGTTATTGGTGAAATTTATGTAGGAGGTCATGGAGTAACCCGTGGTTATATGAATAATAAAGAACTTACAGATTCACGTTTTATAAAAAACCCTTTTAAAGAAGGAGATCGTCTTTATAAATCAGGAGACTTGGCAATACTTTTGTCTAATGGAGAATTGGAATATAAAGGACGAATTGATAGACAAGTTCAATTAAAAGGTTTTAGAGTTGAGTTAAAGGAAATTGAATCTCATTTAGTTCAACATGAATTAATAAAAGATGTAGTTGTAAATATGGCTAAATCTGAAAAAGATGAGCCTTATTTGTGTGCATATTATATAGGACAACAAGAATTACAAGTTACTGAGTTGAGGGCATATTTGGAAACTAGGGTACCACACTACATGATACCATCTTATTATGTTAAAATCGAAGAAATACCATTTACATCAAATAATAAAATTGATTTTTCTAAACTACCAAAGCCAAAAGTTGGAACATCTGAAAAAGCATATTTGGCCCCAACCAATGAAGAAGAAAAAATAATGTGTAAAATTTGGGAAGAATGTTTAGGTGTTGGTCAGATAGGAATATTAGATAACTTCTTTGCTTTAGGAGGAGATTCTTTAAAAGCAATTGGGTTGATATCAAGAATAAATGAGTCTTTATCATCGTCTCTAATTATTGCTGATATTTATTCAAATCCAACAATCAAGAAATTAGCAAGTATCGTTAGACCTGAAGAAGATTTGAAGTATGAGATTTTGAAAAAAGAAGTAGATGAAGAGCTAAATCTATTCCAAGAAACGTATAAAAAAAATAATCAATTTCAGGATTCTTACGAAGCAGTATATCCAATGAGTGGGATAGAAAAGGGAATGGTATATTATACACTATTAACGAAAGAAGAAAATGCTAATAATATTTTGTATCACGAGCAAAATATATACCCTCTTCTTCTAGATAATTTTAATTTAGATACTTTTAAACGTGCATTAAAATTATTAACTAATAAACATGAGGAGCTGAGAAAAATATATGATTTAAATAATTTAACTCATATTATTTTAAAAGAAATAGAACCAGACTTGAAGTTTATTGATATATGTCATTTAAATACTCAGGAACAAAAGGAATATATTTCGAAAAAATGTGAAGAGGAAAAATTGAAGCAAACTGAGCTTTCAATGTCTCTAATCTGGAGAATGCATATTATTAAAGTTCGTGAAGATTATCAATATTTATTATTTGATTTTAACCATTCATTGATGGATGGTTGGAGTTTGGCTGTGTTTTTAAGAGACCTATTTAATACTTACGATTACCTTGTAAACGACTCAGAGTATACTCCAATGCAAATTCGAGGAGGGTATAAAGATCAAATAGCCGCAGAATTAATGGCTTCTAAAAATGAATCGAGTAAAAATTATTGGAAAACAGAATTAGAAGATTATAAACGTTTTGAACTGAAACCTACAGGAAATCCAAGTAAAACAATTACTAATAATTATGATTTAGGTATTGAATTCCGAAAAGAATTAGAAGGAGTTGCAGAAAAATTGAATGTGAGTTTTAAACATTTATGTTATGCAGCATTGATGTTTTCGTTGAAAAGAATGACTTATGAAAATGACTTAACAATTGGAGTTTCTTCAAATACAAGACCTTTAATTATAGATGGAGAAGAACTGGTAGGCTGCTTTTTAAATACAGTCCCATTTAGAATAAAAGTTCCTGAAAATATAACTTGGAAAGAATATATAAACCTTGTAGATGATAAGTTAATAAATTTAACCTATCATGAGCGTATTCCTTTTTATAAGATTTTAGAATATATTGACGAAAAAACCATTGATCAAAATCCTATTTTTGATGTAAAACTGAATTATATTGATTTTAGGCCTTATAATGAGTTTAAAAATAAAGAGGATAATTTTTTAGAAAAAACAATGGCTGATGCCAAAGCTTATGTAAATGAAAATACCCCTTTAAATTTAACGATACTTGCTCAAAATGATATGTTTGCGCTGAATTTGATTTATTCTTCGGCATTTTTAGAAGCAGAAGAGTCAGATAAATTGTTTAGATATCTTAAAAACACTTTAGAGCAGATAGCAAACGATGTTAATGAAAAACAAAAAGGTGATAGTATTCTAGATCAAGAAGAGTATTTGAAATTAACGAATGATTTTAATGATATAGAAGCTCCTTTTAAAAATAATAAAACAATTCTTGATCTTTTTAATGAACAAGTTAAAGAGTTGCCAGAGAGCCTAGCAGTTACTTTTGAAAATAAAAGTTTAACGTATAAAGAACTAGATGAACTTTCAAATAAATTAGCTCATAGACTTATTGATATGGGAGTTAAAAATGAAACTTTAGTTCCAATAGCTGTAGATAGGTCAATAGAAATGATTGTAGGAATTTTAGGTGTTTTGAAAGCTGGAGGAGCTTATGTTCCAATTGATCCTACATTTGTTCAAAAAAGAATAGATTATATCTTGAGTGATATTAATTCAAAGTTTGTATTAACTCAACGTCAGTATGATAGTAAATTTAACATATCAAAACTTTTCATAGATGACTTATCAACTTATAGTGATTATGATAAGTTGCCTCCAAATATTAAGGTAGATATTACTTCTTTAGCTTATGTTTTTTATACTTCAGGAACAACAGGACAACCGAAAGGGGTAATGAATAGTCATTCTGGAGTTTGTAATAATTTGTCATGGATGAAGAATCATTTTAATATTAATAAAGATGATCATATTCTACAAAAAACTAATTTCTGTTTTGATGTTTCAGTTTGGGAGTTAATACTTCCAATTATTTCTGGAGCAAGAATAGTTTTTGCAAAACCAGAAGGACATAAAGATCCTAAGTACATAGAGAAAGTAATAGCTGAAGAGGAAATAACTTTAGTGATTTTTGTACCTTCAATGTTAACCATTTTCTTAATGGGGATAGAAAAATTTAATGAAGGAAAACTTCGTGGTATTATTACGATAGGAGAAGAGTTAAAATTATCAACAGTACGAGATTGTAAGGCTAAACTGCCAAATGTATTATTGCATAATACTTATGGTCCAACTGAAGCTGCTATTGCTGTAACTTCTATAAACTTAAGTGATTATGCTGCTAATATTGTTCCTATTGGTAAACCTATAGGAAATACGAAGATTTATATAGTGAATAGTCAAAATGAGATACAACCTACAGGGGTTAAAGGTGAATTATTAATTGGTGGTGTTCAAGTAGCAAGAGGATATCTTCATAAACCAGAGTTAACATCTGAAAAATTTATAAAAGACGAGTTTGACCCAAATAGTGAATACAAATTATATAAATCAGGAGATTTCGCTCGATGGCTTCCAGATGGAACAATAGAATTTTTAGGTAGAATAGATAATCAAATAAAACTTAGAGGAAATAGGATAGAGTTAGGAGAAATAGAATTTAATTTATGTAATCACGCTGCCATAGAAACGGCGATTGTATTATTAAGAGAATACAATGGAACTCCGCATATAGTAGCTTATTATCTACCTAATGGAAAAGAATCATTAAATATTGATGGATTAAAAAATTATTTAAAAGAGAGTTTACCAGAATATATGATTCCTACATATTTTGTTGAATTAAATGAATTACCGTTATCATCAAGTGGTAAACTAAACAAATCTTTACTGCCAAACCCAAAAGTTTTAAGATTGGCTTCACATGTAAACCCTTCAAATAAAACAGAAGAATTATTACTGGATATATGGTCGGAGATTTTAAGTCTTGAAAAAGATAAAATTAGTGTAACTACAAGTTTCTTTAACATTGGTGGAAATTCATTAAGCGTAATAACTCTCGTAAACGCTATCTCAAAGATGTTTTCTGTTGATATGTCACTAACTGATGTTTTTGCAAAACAAACGATAAAAAGAATATCCGATTACATAATTACTATTAAACAAGTAGAAATGGAACCTGAAGTTATCGACAAAAATGTAGCGCTGTTACTCTAG